From one Neofelis nebulosa isolate mNeoNeb1 chromosome 4, mNeoNeb1.pri, whole genome shotgun sequence genomic stretch:
- the MISP gene encoding mitotic interactor and substrate of PLK1, which translates to MDRVTRYPIFGIPHSPRVGGLGLEEGTGYTFELVDAGPAASGWDQNKPRALPADREAGPNAAGPKASRSPCAFLDRPAPWGLGREGDKKEEAKACRRHPRDAQPTRPRSLEREHRAVIQGQALRKGSTVATLQGRPAHGDPGSPGQAQSGPPEEHVVDREQINFLVARRQFLSLEQAGAAVPQNLPARAAPACAPPAVGQASTASSGLPPANGCAVPPKPQGRDAVSGENGGAGGLPAAPGARAVGGRGSRSRVGSPEPPGETPIEREIRRAQEREADLREQRGLRQAASQQEMVEIPTRPLLTKVSLASAPRRDRGRPSLYVQRDLVQETQREEDHRREGLKLGEPSTPARAALGPQPGLRKALSSDSILGLAPEDGPARPAPAVRKEDRGIPADALQPPLRPGSPRLACPALHASGRPGGLSAAEAEAVGSPQATGSPWHLLESSGKPAGAKPQCSKPREGPPPAKRGVIRQEHFCLRPLRFRVPDGPLQAAAPHVPGWEGRGILASTLQRSQSSELLEKEVESVLQREREVAEERRQALFPEVFSPPPNDDDDDDDDEPDGSRSSSAASGVMGSYSVSESHFFTPIHLSGVAGAPKQKKRKEPRYASLSASDHINSEVLEATRVTRHTNAKARCWEARIYANEGKG; encoded by the exons ATGGACCGAGTGACCAGATACCCCATCTTCGGCATCCCTCACTCGCCCCGTGTGGGTGGCCTGGGCCTGGAGGAGGGCACCGGCTACACGTTTGAGCTGGTGGACGCGGGGCCTGCGGCCAGCGGCTGGGACCAGAACAAGCCACGGGCCCTGCCTGCTGACCGAGAGGCCGGGCCGAATGCAGCCGGGCCGAAGGCGTCCCGGAGCCCATGTGCCTTCCTGGACCGGCCAGCCCCGTGGGGGCTCGGCCGGGAGGGTGACAAGAAAGAGGAGGCGAAGGCCTGCCGTCGGCACCCAAGGGACGCCCAGCCCACGCGGCCACGGAGCCTGGAACGGGAGCACCGGGCAGTCATCCAGGGCCAGGCACTCAGAAAGGGCAGCACGGTGGCCACGCTCCAGGGCAGGCCTGCCCACGGGGACCCCGGGAGCCCCGGCCAGGCTCAGTCGGGGCCCCCGGAGGAGCACGTGGTCGACAGGGAGCAGATCAACTTCCTGGTGGCCAGACGGCAGTTCTTGAGTCTGGAGCAGGCCGGTGCGGCAGTCCCCCAGAACCTTCCAGCTAGGGCGGCCCCTGCATGCGCCCCGCCTGCCGTGGGTCAGGCCTCCACGGCCTCGAGCGGGCTGCCCCCGGCCAACGGGTGTGCCGTCCCACCGAAGCCCCAGGGGAGGGACGCGGTCTCGGGAGAGAACGGGGGCGCCGGCGGCCTCCCCGCTGCCCCTGGTGCCCGGGCTGTGGGCGGCCGTGGCTCCCGGTCCCGAGTGGGGTCCCCGGAGCCCCCCGGGGAGACGCCCATCGAGCGGGAGATCCGGCGGGCCCAGGAGCGGGAGGCAGACCTGCGAGAGCAGAGAGGGCTACGGCAGGCGGCCAGCCAGCAGGAGATGGTGGAAATACCCACCAGGCCACTGCTGACCAAGGTCAGCCTGGCCTCGGCCCCGCGGCGGGACAGGGGGCGCCCGTCACTCTACGTGCAGCGGGATTTGGTGCAGGAGACCCAGCGGGAGGAAGACCACCGGCGGGAGGGCCTGAAGCTGGGCGAGCCGTCCACACCTGCCAGGGCGGCCCTGGGTCCCCAGCCTGGACTCAGGAAAGCCCTCAGCTCAGACTCCATCCTCGGCCTGGCCCCGGAAGACGGGCCGGCCCGCCCTGCTCCCGCGGTGAGGAAGGAGGACCGCGGCATCCCGGCCGACGCCCTCCAGCCGCCCCTGCGCCCCGGGAGCCCCCGGCTGGCGTGCCCGGCCCTCCACGCGTCCGGCAGGCCTGGGGGTCTCTCTGCGGCCGAGGCCGAGGCCGTGGGCTCTCCACAGGCCACAGGCTCTCCGTGGCATCTCTTGGAATCCTCTGGAAAACCGGCAGGCGCAAAGCCGCAGTGCTCCAAGCCCCGCGAGGGACCCCCGCCGGCCAAGAGAGGGGTCATCCGACAGGAGCATTTCTGCCTGCGGCCCCTGCGGTTCAGGGTCCCGGACGGGCCCCTGCAGGCCGCGGCCCCCCACGTCccaggctgggagggcagggggatCCTGGCGTCGACGCTGCAGAGGTCCCAGTCATCCGAGCTgctggagaaggaggtggagagCGTCCTGCAGCGCGAGCGGGAGGTGGCCGAGGAGCGGAGGCAGGCCCTCTTTCCTGAGGTCTTCTCCCCGCCGCCCAatgacgacgacgacgacgacgacgacgagcCCGACGGCTCCAGGAGCTCCTCCGCGGCTTCcg GCGTCATGGGCAGCTACTCCGTGTCCGAGTCCCACTTCTTCACCCCCATCCACCTGTCAGGCGTGGCGGGTGCTCccaagcagaagaaaaggaaggagccGCGG TATGCCAGCCTCAGCGCCTCCGACCACATCAACTCGGAG
- the PALM gene encoding paralemmin-1 isoform X1: protein MEVLAAETASQQERLQAIAEKRRWQAEMESKRRQLEDDRRQLQHLKSKALRERWLLGETSSASQGDEDMRRQMREDEQRARLLEGSISRLQKEIEVLENAGPLTTAAGEGAAAPSPAKDEKTEVALDSRQAPVGTPKVHIELVSACGSVEGGPPAGTGEKGVSNTPVRTVEGSTMMKAAMYSVEITVEKDKVTGETRVLSSTTLLPREPLPQGIKVYEDETKVVHAVDGTAENGIHPLSSSEVDELIHKADEVTLSEAGSAAGAAEARGAPKEAAQSTPSRREITGVQAQPGEATSGPPGIQPGQEPPVTMIFMGYQNVEDEAESQKVLGLQGTITAELVVIEDAAELKEPAPPNGSAAEPPAAAASREENQVGPEAPASDPQDLDTKKQRCKCCSIM from the exons GGTCCTGGCGGCAGAGACCGCATCCCAGCAGGAGCGGCTCCAGGCCATTGCA GAGAAGCGGAGGTGGCAGGCGGAAATGGAGAGCAAGCGTCGGCAGCTGGAGGATGACCGTCGGCAGCTACAGCACCTGAAG TCCAAGGCGTTGCGGGAGCGCTGGCTGCTGGGGGAGACGTCCTCAGCATCACAGGGGGATGAGGACATGCGGAGACAGATGCGGGAGGACGAGCAGAGGGCGCGGCTGCTGGAGGGGTCCATCTCCAG gcTCCAGAAGGAGATTGAGGTGCTGGAGAACGCGGGCCCGCTCACCACCGCTGCTGGAGAGGGCGCCGCAGCCCCAAGCCCGGCCAAGGACGAGAAGACAGAGGTGGCCCTAGATTCTCGGCAG GCCCCGGTGGGCACGCCCAAAG tacatattgAGCTAGTATCCGCATGTGGGAGCGTGGAAGGAGGGCCACCAGCCGGGACTGGAG AGAAAGGAGTCTCCAACACCCCTGTGAGGACGGTCGAAGGCTCCACCATGATGAAAGCAG CCATGTACTCGGTCGAGATCACGGTGGAGAAGGACAAGGTGACGGGGGAGACCCGGGTGCTGTCCAGCACCACCTTGCTCCCTCGGGAGCCGCTCCCTCAGGGCATCAAGGTGTACGAAGACGAGACCAAAG TGGTCCACGCTGTGGACGGCACCGCGGAGAACGGGATCCACCCGCTGAGCTCCTCCGAGGTAGACGAGCTCATCCACAAGGCCGACGAGGTCACGCTGAGCGAGGCGGGGtccgcggcgggggcggcggaggCCCGGGGGGCGCCCAAGGAGGCGGCGCAGAGCACCCCGTCCAGGCGGGAGATCACCGGCGTGCAGGCCCAGCCGGGAGAGGCCACGTCGGGCCCGCCGGGCATCCAGCCCGGCCAGGAGCCCCCGGTCACCATGATCTTCATGGGCTACCAGAACGTGGAGGACGAGGCCGAGAGCCAGAAGGTGCTGGGGCTGCAGGGCACCATCACGGCCGAGCTGGTGGTCATCGAGGACGCCGCGGAGCTCAAGGAGCCCGCCCCGCCCAACGGCAGCGCGGCCGAGCCCCCCGCGGCCGCCGCCTCCCGGGAGGAGAACCAGGTGGGGCCCGAGGCCCCTGCCAGCGACCCCCAGGACCTGGACACGAAGAAGCAGCGTTGTAAATGCTGCTCTATCATGTGa
- the PALM gene encoding paralemmin-1 isoform X3, whose protein sequence is MESKRRQLEDDRRQLQHLKSKALRERWLLGETSSASQGDEDMRRQMREDEQRARLLEGSISRLQKEIEVLENAGPLTTAAGEGAAAPSPAKDEKTEVALDSRQAPVGTPKVHIELVSACGSVEGGPPAGTGEKGVSNTPVRTVEGSTMMKAAMYSVEITVEKDKVTGETRVLSSTTLLPREPLPQGIKVYEDETKVVHAVDGTAENGIHPLSSSEVDELIHKADEVTLSEAGSAAGAAEARGAPKEAAQSTPSRREITGVQAQPGEATSGPPGIQPGQEPPVTMIFMGYQNVEDEAESQKVLGLQGTITAELVVIEDAAELKEPAPPNGSAAEPPAAAASREENQVGPEAPASDPQDLDTKKQRCKCCSIM, encoded by the exons ATGGAGAGCAAGCGTCGGCAGCTGGAGGATGACCGTCGGCAGCTACAGCACCTGAAG TCCAAGGCGTTGCGGGAGCGCTGGCTGCTGGGGGAGACGTCCTCAGCATCACAGGGGGATGAGGACATGCGGAGACAGATGCGGGAGGACGAGCAGAGGGCGCGGCTGCTGGAGGGGTCCATCTCCAG gcTCCAGAAGGAGATTGAGGTGCTGGAGAACGCGGGCCCGCTCACCACCGCTGCTGGAGAGGGCGCCGCAGCCCCAAGCCCGGCCAAGGACGAGAAGACAGAGGTGGCCCTAGATTCTCGGCAG GCCCCGGTGGGCACGCCCAAAG tacatattgAGCTAGTATCCGCATGTGGGAGCGTGGAAGGAGGGCCACCAGCCGGGACTGGAG AGAAAGGAGTCTCCAACACCCCTGTGAGGACGGTCGAAGGCTCCACCATGATGAAAGCAG CCATGTACTCGGTCGAGATCACGGTGGAGAAGGACAAGGTGACGGGGGAGACCCGGGTGCTGTCCAGCACCACCTTGCTCCCTCGGGAGCCGCTCCCTCAGGGCATCAAGGTGTACGAAGACGAGACCAAAG TGGTCCACGCTGTGGACGGCACCGCGGAGAACGGGATCCACCCGCTGAGCTCCTCCGAGGTAGACGAGCTCATCCACAAGGCCGACGAGGTCACGCTGAGCGAGGCGGGGtccgcggcgggggcggcggaggCCCGGGGGGCGCCCAAGGAGGCGGCGCAGAGCACCCCGTCCAGGCGGGAGATCACCGGCGTGCAGGCCCAGCCGGGAGAGGCCACGTCGGGCCCGCCGGGCATCCAGCCCGGCCAGGAGCCCCCGGTCACCATGATCTTCATGGGCTACCAGAACGTGGAGGACGAGGCCGAGAGCCAGAAGGTGCTGGGGCTGCAGGGCACCATCACGGCCGAGCTGGTGGTCATCGAGGACGCCGCGGAGCTCAAGGAGCCCGCCCCGCCCAACGGCAGCGCGGCCGAGCCCCCCGCGGCCGCCGCCTCCCGGGAGGAGAACCAGGTGGGGCCCGAGGCCCCTGCCAGCGACCCCCAGGACCTGGACACGAAGAAGCAGCGTTGTAAATGCTGCTCTATCATGTGa
- the PALM gene encoding paralemmin-1 isoform X2 → MEVLAAETASQQERLQAIAEKRRWQAEMESKRRQLEDDRRQLQHLKSKALRERWLLGETSSASQGDEDMRRQMREDEQRARLLEGSISRLQKEIEVLENAGPLTTAAGEGAAAPSPAKDEKTEVALDSRQAPVGTPKEKGVSNTPVRTVEGSTMMKAAMYSVEITVEKDKVTGETRVLSSTTLLPREPLPQGIKVYEDETKVVHAVDGTAENGIHPLSSSEVDELIHKADEVTLSEAGSAAGAAEARGAPKEAAQSTPSRREITGVQAQPGEATSGPPGIQPGQEPPVTMIFMGYQNVEDEAESQKVLGLQGTITAELVVIEDAAELKEPAPPNGSAAEPPAAAASREENQVGPEAPASDPQDLDTKKQRCKCCSIM, encoded by the exons GGTCCTGGCGGCAGAGACCGCATCCCAGCAGGAGCGGCTCCAGGCCATTGCA GAGAAGCGGAGGTGGCAGGCGGAAATGGAGAGCAAGCGTCGGCAGCTGGAGGATGACCGTCGGCAGCTACAGCACCTGAAG TCCAAGGCGTTGCGGGAGCGCTGGCTGCTGGGGGAGACGTCCTCAGCATCACAGGGGGATGAGGACATGCGGAGACAGATGCGGGAGGACGAGCAGAGGGCGCGGCTGCTGGAGGGGTCCATCTCCAG gcTCCAGAAGGAGATTGAGGTGCTGGAGAACGCGGGCCCGCTCACCACCGCTGCTGGAGAGGGCGCCGCAGCCCCAAGCCCGGCCAAGGACGAGAAGACAGAGGTGGCCCTAGATTCTCGGCAG GCCCCGGTGGGCACGCCCAAAG AGAAAGGAGTCTCCAACACCCCTGTGAGGACGGTCGAAGGCTCCACCATGATGAAAGCAG CCATGTACTCGGTCGAGATCACGGTGGAGAAGGACAAGGTGACGGGGGAGACCCGGGTGCTGTCCAGCACCACCTTGCTCCCTCGGGAGCCGCTCCCTCAGGGCATCAAGGTGTACGAAGACGAGACCAAAG TGGTCCACGCTGTGGACGGCACCGCGGAGAACGGGATCCACCCGCTGAGCTCCTCCGAGGTAGACGAGCTCATCCACAAGGCCGACGAGGTCACGCTGAGCGAGGCGGGGtccgcggcgggggcggcggaggCCCGGGGGGCGCCCAAGGAGGCGGCGCAGAGCACCCCGTCCAGGCGGGAGATCACCGGCGTGCAGGCCCAGCCGGGAGAGGCCACGTCGGGCCCGCCGGGCATCCAGCCCGGCCAGGAGCCCCCGGTCACCATGATCTTCATGGGCTACCAGAACGTGGAGGACGAGGCCGAGAGCCAGAAGGTGCTGGGGCTGCAGGGCACCATCACGGCCGAGCTGGTGGTCATCGAGGACGCCGCGGAGCTCAAGGAGCCCGCCCCGCCCAACGGCAGCGCGGCCGAGCCCCCCGCGGCCGCCGCCTCCCGGGAGGAGAACCAGGTGGGGCCCGAGGCCCCTGCCAGCGACCCCCAGGACCTGGACACGAAGAAGCAGCGTTGTAAATGCTGCTCTATCATGTGa
- the PALM gene encoding paralemmin-1 isoform X4, with protein MEVLAAETASQQERLQAIAEKRRWQAEMESKRRQLEDDRRQLQHLKSKALRERWLLGETSSASQGDEDMRRQMREDEQRARLLEGSISRLQKEIEVLENAGPLTTAAGEGAAAPSPAKDEKTEVALDSRQAPVGTPKVHIELVSACGSVEGGPPAGTGEKGVSNTPVRTVEGSTMMKAVVHAVDGTAENGIHPLSSSEVDELIHKADEVTLSEAGSAAGAAEARGAPKEAAQSTPSRREITGVQAQPGEATSGPPGIQPGQEPPVTMIFMGYQNVEDEAESQKVLGLQGTITAELVVIEDAAELKEPAPPNGSAAEPPAAAASREENQVGPEAPASDPQDLDTKKQRCKCCSIM; from the exons GGTCCTGGCGGCAGAGACCGCATCCCAGCAGGAGCGGCTCCAGGCCATTGCA GAGAAGCGGAGGTGGCAGGCGGAAATGGAGAGCAAGCGTCGGCAGCTGGAGGATGACCGTCGGCAGCTACAGCACCTGAAG TCCAAGGCGTTGCGGGAGCGCTGGCTGCTGGGGGAGACGTCCTCAGCATCACAGGGGGATGAGGACATGCGGAGACAGATGCGGGAGGACGAGCAGAGGGCGCGGCTGCTGGAGGGGTCCATCTCCAG gcTCCAGAAGGAGATTGAGGTGCTGGAGAACGCGGGCCCGCTCACCACCGCTGCTGGAGAGGGCGCCGCAGCCCCAAGCCCGGCCAAGGACGAGAAGACAGAGGTGGCCCTAGATTCTCGGCAG GCCCCGGTGGGCACGCCCAAAG tacatattgAGCTAGTATCCGCATGTGGGAGCGTGGAAGGAGGGCCACCAGCCGGGACTGGAG AGAAAGGAGTCTCCAACACCCCTGTGAGGACGGTCGAAGGCTCCACCATGATGAAAGCAG TGGTCCACGCTGTGGACGGCACCGCGGAGAACGGGATCCACCCGCTGAGCTCCTCCGAGGTAGACGAGCTCATCCACAAGGCCGACGAGGTCACGCTGAGCGAGGCGGGGtccgcggcgggggcggcggaggCCCGGGGGGCGCCCAAGGAGGCGGCGCAGAGCACCCCGTCCAGGCGGGAGATCACCGGCGTGCAGGCCCAGCCGGGAGAGGCCACGTCGGGCCCGCCGGGCATCCAGCCCGGCCAGGAGCCCCCGGTCACCATGATCTTCATGGGCTACCAGAACGTGGAGGACGAGGCCGAGAGCCAGAAGGTGCTGGGGCTGCAGGGCACCATCACGGCCGAGCTGGTGGTCATCGAGGACGCCGCGGAGCTCAAGGAGCCCGCCCCGCCCAACGGCAGCGCGGCCGAGCCCCCCGCGGCCGCCGCCTCCCGGGAGGAGAACCAGGTGGGGCCCGAGGCCCCTGCCAGCGACCCCCAGGACCTGGACACGAAGAAGCAGCGTTGTAAATGCTGCTCTATCATGTGa
- the PALM gene encoding paralemmin-1 isoform X5, with translation MEVLAAETASQQERLQAIAEKRRWQAEMESKRRQLEDDRRQLQHLKSKALRERWLLGETSSASQGDEDMRRQMREDEQRARLLEGSISRLQKEIEVLENAGPLTTAAGEGAAAPSPAKDEKTEVALDSRQAPVGTPKEKGVSNTPVRTVEGSTMMKAVVHAVDGTAENGIHPLSSSEVDELIHKADEVTLSEAGSAAGAAEARGAPKEAAQSTPSRREITGVQAQPGEATSGPPGIQPGQEPPVTMIFMGYQNVEDEAESQKVLGLQGTITAELVVIEDAAELKEPAPPNGSAAEPPAAAASREENQVGPEAPASDPQDLDTKKQRCKCCSIM, from the exons GGTCCTGGCGGCAGAGACCGCATCCCAGCAGGAGCGGCTCCAGGCCATTGCA GAGAAGCGGAGGTGGCAGGCGGAAATGGAGAGCAAGCGTCGGCAGCTGGAGGATGACCGTCGGCAGCTACAGCACCTGAAG TCCAAGGCGTTGCGGGAGCGCTGGCTGCTGGGGGAGACGTCCTCAGCATCACAGGGGGATGAGGACATGCGGAGACAGATGCGGGAGGACGAGCAGAGGGCGCGGCTGCTGGAGGGGTCCATCTCCAG gcTCCAGAAGGAGATTGAGGTGCTGGAGAACGCGGGCCCGCTCACCACCGCTGCTGGAGAGGGCGCCGCAGCCCCAAGCCCGGCCAAGGACGAGAAGACAGAGGTGGCCCTAGATTCTCGGCAG GCCCCGGTGGGCACGCCCAAAG AGAAAGGAGTCTCCAACACCCCTGTGAGGACGGTCGAAGGCTCCACCATGATGAAAGCAG TGGTCCACGCTGTGGACGGCACCGCGGAGAACGGGATCCACCCGCTGAGCTCCTCCGAGGTAGACGAGCTCATCCACAAGGCCGACGAGGTCACGCTGAGCGAGGCGGGGtccgcggcgggggcggcggaggCCCGGGGGGCGCCCAAGGAGGCGGCGCAGAGCACCCCGTCCAGGCGGGAGATCACCGGCGTGCAGGCCCAGCCGGGAGAGGCCACGTCGGGCCCGCCGGGCATCCAGCCCGGCCAGGAGCCCCCGGTCACCATGATCTTCATGGGCTACCAGAACGTGGAGGACGAGGCCGAGAGCCAGAAGGTGCTGGGGCTGCAGGGCACCATCACGGCCGAGCTGGTGGTCATCGAGGACGCCGCGGAGCTCAAGGAGCCCGCCCCGCCCAACGGCAGCGCGGCCGAGCCCCCCGCGGCCGCCGCCTCCCGGGAGGAGAACCAGGTGGGGCCCGAGGCCCCTGCCAGCGACCCCCAGGACCTGGACACGAAGAAGCAGCGTTGTAAATGCTGCTCTATCATGTGa